Proteins encoded in a region of the Thiohalorhabdus denitrificans genome:
- the queF gene encoding preQ(1) synthase: MPDYHDLRYLGQTDSPLPESPEQTELEAVPDPHADIDYLVRFTVPEFTSLCPVTGQPDFAHLVVDYVPDGLIVESKSLKLFLGAFRNHGAFHEDCTLLIAKRIQAAIQPKWLRIGGYWYPRGGIPIDVFYQTGEPPAGVWIPDQGVPPYRGRG; the protein is encoded by the coding sequence ATGCCCGATTACCACGATCTTCGCTACCTCGGCCAGACGGACTCCCCCCTGCCGGAGAGCCCGGAGCAGACTGAGCTGGAGGCCGTCCCCGACCCCCACGCGGACATCGACTACCTGGTCCGCTTCACCGTCCCCGAGTTCACCTCCCTGTGCCCGGTGACCGGGCAGCCCGATTTCGCCCACCTCGTGGTGGACTACGTCCCCGACGGGCTGATCGTGGAGAGCAAGTCGCTCAAGCTGTTCCTGGGCGCCTTCCGCAACCACGGCGCCTTCCACGAGGACTGTACCCTGCTCATCGCCAAGCGCATCCAGGCCGCCATCCAGCCCAAGTGGCTGCGCATCGGCGGCTACTGGTACCCGCGCGGGGGCATTCCCATCGACGTCTTCTACCAGACGGGGGAGCCCCCGGCCGGGGTATGGATCCCCGACCAGGGCGTGCCCCCCTACCGAGGCCGGGGCTGA